A genome region from Akkermansiaceae bacterium includes the following:
- a CDS encoding DUF1501 domain-containing protein codes for MNLFQTLHSEKLQHTTRRQFLRDCTTGLGGIWLASQGLANAAGPLKISHDPSAPLAPQPPSFAPKAKRVIYLHMVGAPSQLELFDYKPILKKYDGKQCPKEYLEGQRFAFIQGVPKMLGPQFEFSQHGKSGIWMSDRLPHLAKHADKLCVIKTMQSDQFNHGPAELLIHTGNANLGHPSMGSWVTWGLGSENQNLPGYMVLISGGRFPRVGSSLWGSGYLPSVYQGVQCRPSGDPILNSANPAGISTDIRRKALDSLKNLNEKTYEEIGDPETVTRIAQYEMAFRMQASVPETMSIDNEPAHIHEMYGTRPGKESFANNCLLARRLAENGVRYIQLHDWGWDSHGSNKEESIKGGFIGKCESIDKPIAALLTDLERRGMLEETLVVWGGEFGRTSMQENRGGGAANAFVGRDHNPNAFCVWMAGGGVKPGISYGETDDMGYQVAKDPVHIRDLHATMLQLMGFDAKRLSYPFQGLDQKLIGVKPAKVIKDILA; via the coding sequence ATGAACCTCTTCCAGACACTCCACTCCGAGAAGCTCCAGCACACCACCCGCCGTCAGTTCCTCCGCGACTGCACAACCGGACTTGGCGGCATCTGGCTCGCCTCCCAGGGACTCGCCAACGCCGCCGGGCCATTGAAAATTTCCCACGATCCCTCCGCCCCGCTCGCCCCGCAGCCGCCCTCCTTCGCGCCCAAGGCCAAGCGCGTGATCTATCTCCACATGGTCGGCGCACCCAGCCAGCTCGAGCTATTCGACTACAAGCCCATCCTGAAAAAATACGACGGCAAGCAATGCCCCAAGGAATACCTCGAAGGCCAGCGCTTCGCCTTCATCCAGGGGGTCCCGAAAATGCTCGGCCCGCAGTTCGAGTTTTCCCAGCACGGGAAATCCGGCATCTGGATGTCCGACCGCCTGCCGCACCTCGCCAAGCACGCCGACAAGCTCTGCGTCATCAAGACCATGCAGAGCGACCAGTTCAACCACGGCCCCGCCGAGCTGCTCATCCACACCGGCAACGCCAACCTCGGCCATCCCTCGATGGGTTCATGGGTCACATGGGGGCTTGGCTCGGAAAACCAGAACCTGCCAGGCTACATGGTTCTCATTTCTGGTGGGCGCTTCCCGCGCGTCGGCTCGTCGCTCTGGGGCAGCGGCTACCTGCCCTCCGTGTACCAAGGCGTCCAGTGCCGCCCCTCCGGCGATCCCATCCTCAACTCCGCCAACCCCGCCGGCATCTCCACCGATATCCGCCGCAAAGCCCTCGACTCCCTCAAAAACCTCAACGAGAAGACCTACGAGGAAATCGGCGATCCCGAGACCGTCACCCGAATCGCCCAGTATGAAATGGCTTTCCGGATGCAGGCATCCGTTCCGGAAACCATGTCCATCGACAACGAACCGGCCCACATCCACGAGATGTATGGCACAAGGCCCGGCAAGGAATCCTTCGCCAACAACTGCCTGCTCGCCCGCCGCCTTGCGGAGAACGGTGTCCGCTACATCCAGCTCCACGATTGGGGCTGGGACTCCCACGGCTCCAACAAGGAGGAGTCCATCAAAGGCGGTTTCATCGGAAAATGCGAATCCATCGACAAGCCCATCGCCGCCCTTCTAACAGATTTGGAGCGGCGTGGCATGCTTGAGGAAACCCTCGTCGTCTGGGGCGGGGAGTTCGGCCGCACCTCCATGCAGGAAAACCGTGGCGGCGGCGCGGCCAACGCATTTGTCGGCCGCGACCACAACCCCAACGCCTTCTGCGTCTGGATGGCCGGCGGCGGCGTCAAGCCCGGCATCTCCTACGGCGAAACCGACGACATGGGATACCAGGTCGCCAAAGACCCCGTCCACATCCGCGACCTCCACGCCACCATGCTCCAGCTCATGGGTTTCGATGCGAAACGCCTCTCCTACCCCTTCCAGGGACTCGACCAGAAGCTCATCGGAGTGAAGCCTGCGAAGGTCATCAAGGATATCCTCGCGTAG
- a CDS encoding DUF1553 domain-containing protein produces MRNSFIHAFLLTTPLAAAIDFTRDVQPILNKNCIACHGGVKEAGEVSFIFRDQVLGKGESGKTVVVPGNPELSEMIARVTTDDPDDLMPQPDHGPRLSDADVETLRQWISEGAEWGEHWSFTAPEKHAPPAVKNTAWPANEIDSFILAKLESQNLAPSPVARPAEWLRRASIDLIGLPPTIGELDAFEAAAAKDFPAAIAAETDRLLASPHFGERWASVWMDLARYADSEGLGNDGNRDVWKYRDWIIKSFNENLPYDQFLIDQLAGDLIPGSTLDQKLATTFHRLSQTNNEGGTDDEEFRLLAAMDRNVTTWEVFQGLSMNCVQCHSHPYDPIKHEEYYTSLAFFNNARDDDGPGNFPVLPIPLDHADYPKANGLIEKISTLERDIHDTWLTVDAKTLWLPVSKLTASSPTAEMSVVEKDGFAEFRATDNAKSGSVYTLATTPPAELTTLTAFRLTYLPKDEKKALTDAEWGASLNHIKAEKITADGKAEPLILTDVIPDEAHPREDPLGSIRGKGGAWGTHQKFFRPRHATFVLGKPVSLAAGETVRLILKNGGTYLASFPMVAKRGRIAFSADPAWIAMQSDPGIASARRELQQAKADLAKIPNVRIPVIIERAPEHSRLTNFFNRGNWLDKGDVIPAADTPHVFPRLKPDGEKPTRLDLAKWLASPQNPLTARVAVNRFWLELFGVGIVPTPEDFGSAGEKPTHPELLDTLAVEFATDMKWDIKKLLRKMATSATYRQASAVSPELHELDADNRLLARGPRQRLTGEMARDAALTASGLLHPQAFGEPAYPPLPPGVWKPFVDGGRWKTPEPGNPQRYRRAVYTYWKRSIPYPTFSTFDAPSRELCSKRRMPSNTPVQALAVLNDPAFHECSQALARRMKNEAQGSASDRISFAYRAVTSRPITPDRLTELTALYDELEKTYSSDPTLMKGLAGTPDGAAYTVVASVLQNLDEAITR; encoded by the coding sequence GTGCGAAATTCCTTCATCCATGCCTTCCTGCTAACGACGCCCCTCGCGGCGGCGATCGACTTCACCCGCGACGTCCAGCCCATCCTGAACAAGAACTGTATCGCCTGCCATGGCGGGGTGAAGGAGGCAGGCGAGGTGTCCTTCATTTTCCGCGATCAGGTGCTTGGAAAAGGCGAATCGGGGAAAACCGTCGTCGTCCCCGGCAATCCGGAGCTTTCCGAAATGATCGCCCGCGTCACCACGGACGATCCCGACGATCTCATGCCGCAGCCCGATCACGGCCCGCGCCTTAGCGATGCGGATGTGGAAACGCTGCGCCAGTGGATTTCCGAGGGCGCGGAGTGGGGCGAACATTGGTCGTTCACCGCGCCCGAAAAACACGCGCCGCCCGCCGTCAAAAACACCGCCTGGCCCGCCAACGAAATCGACAGCTTCATCCTCGCGAAACTCGAATCCCAGAACCTCGCCCCATCGCCAGTCGCCAGGCCCGCCGAATGGCTGCGCCGCGCATCCATCGATCTCATCGGCCTGCCGCCCACCATCGGAGAGCTCGATGCCTTCGAGGCCGCCGCCGCGAAGGATTTCCCGGCCGCCATCGCTGCCGAAACCGACCGCCTGCTCGCCTCCCCGCACTTCGGCGAGCGCTGGGCTTCCGTCTGGATGGATCTCGCCCGCTACGCCGATTCGGAAGGCCTCGGCAACGACGGCAACCGCGATGTCTGGAAATACCGCGATTGGATCATCAAGTCCTTCAACGAAAACCTCCCCTACGACCAATTCCTCATCGACCAGCTCGCCGGCGATCTCATCCCCGGCTCCACGCTCGACCAGAAACTCGCCACCACTTTCCACCGTCTCAGCCAGACCAACAACGAGGGCGGCACCGACGACGAGGAGTTCCGCCTCCTCGCCGCGATGGATCGCAACGTCACCACCTGGGAGGTTTTCCAAGGCCTTTCCATGAACTGCGTGCAGTGCCACAGCCATCCTTACGATCCCATCAAGCACGAGGAGTACTACACCAGCCTCGCCTTCTTCAACAATGCCCGCGACGACGACGGCCCGGGCAATTTCCCCGTCCTGCCCATCCCACTCGATCATGCGGATTACCCCAAAGCCAACGGGCTGATCGAAAAAATCAGCACCCTCGAGCGAGACATCCACGACACCTGGCTCACCGTCGACGCAAAGACCTTATGGCTGCCGGTTTCCAAGCTCACCGCCTCATCCCCGACCGCCGAGATGAGCGTCGTGGAGAAGGACGGCTTCGCGGAATTCCGCGCCACAGACAATGCGAAGTCCGGCTCCGTTTACACCCTCGCCACCACCCCGCCAGCCGAACTCACCACCCTCACTGCCTTCCGCCTCACCTACCTACCCAAGGACGAGAAAAAAGCCCTCACCGACGCGGAATGGGGCGCATCGCTCAACCACATCAAGGCCGAGAAAATCACCGCCGATGGCAAGGCGGAACCGCTCATCCTCACCGATGTCATCCCCGACGAAGCCCACCCGCGCGAGGATCCGCTCGGCTCAATCCGCGGCAAGGGCGGCGCATGGGGCACACACCAGAAATTCTTCCGCCCCCGCCACGCCACTTTTGTCCTTGGGAAACCCGTCTCCCTCGCCGCCGGGGAAACCGTACGCCTCATCCTGAAAAACGGCGGCACCTACCTGGCCTCCTTCCCCATGGTCGCGAAGCGCGGCCGCATCGCCTTCAGCGCGGATCCCGCATGGATCGCCATGCAATCCGACCCCGGCATCGCCTCCGCCCGCCGCGAACTCCAGCAGGCCAAGGCCGACCTCGCGAAGATCCCCAACGTTAGGATCCCGGTCATCATCGAGCGCGCTCCCGAGCACTCCCGCCTCACCAATTTCTTCAACCGCGGCAACTGGCTCGACAAAGGCGATGTCATCCCCGCCGCCGACACCCCGCACGTATTCCCAAGGCTCAAGCCCGATGGTGAAAAACCGACCCGCCTCGACCTCGCGAAATGGCTCGCCTCCCCGCAGAACCCGCTCACCGCCCGTGTCGCCGTGAACCGTTTCTGGCTGGAGCTTTTCGGGGTTGGCATTGTCCCGACCCCCGAGGATTTCGGCTCCGCCGGCGAAAAGCCCACCCACCCCGAACTGCTCGACACGCTCGCCGTCGAATTCGCAACCGACATGAAATGGGACATCAAGAAACTCCTGCGGAAAATGGCCACCAGCGCCACCTACCGCCAGGCCAGCGCCGTCAGCCCGGAACTGCACGAACTCGATGCCGACAACCGCCTCCTGGCCCGCGGCCCGCGGCAGCGCCTCACCGGCGAGATGGCGCGCGACGCCGCCCTCACCGCCTCCGGCCTGCTCCACCCCCAGGCCTTCGGAGAACCCGCCTACCCGCCGCTGCCGCCCGGCGTCTGGAAACCCTTCGTCGATGGCGGCCGCTGGAAAACCCCTGAGCCGGGCAATCCCCAGCGTTACCGCCGCGCGGTTTACACCTACTGGAAACGTAGTATCCCATACCCCACCTTCTCGACCTTCGACGCCCCCAGCCGCGAGCTGTGCAGCAAGCGCCGCATGCCCTCCAACACCCCCGTCCAGGCGCTTGCCGTCCTCAACGACCCCGCCTTCCACGAATGCTCCCAGGCTCTCGCCCGCCGCATGAAAAACGAAGCCCAAGGCTCCGCCTCCGACAGGATCTCCTTCGCCTACCGCGCCGTCACCTCCCGCCCCATCACCCCTGACCGCCTCACCGAGCTCACCGCCCTCTATGATGAGTTGGAAAAAACCTACAGCTCAGACCCCACCCTCATGAAAGGCCTGGCAGGCACCCCCGACGGCGCGGCCTACACCGTCGTCGCCTCCGTCCTCCAAAACCTCGACGAAGCCATTACCCGCTAA
- a CDS encoding RNA polymerase sigma factor, with the protein MVPPSYQEEAPEPCPDADLIRRVLGGEDKAWQELLDYLTPAVSRTVCTHLRRSADREDVVQETLTRIFLGIHGLKNHAKMAAWAKRIAINTCHDWLRKMKARPAISWTDLDPAEANMLSQSMGGSMEGSEGNRDALYELIDKLVATLKPREQIVIRLLDLENRSVQDACGITGWGESKVKVTAMRARRKLAAQFQRLNEISPRTPNT; encoded by the coding sequence ATGGTGCCGCCAAGCTACCAGGAGGAAGCCCCAGAACCGTGTCCGGACGCGGATCTGATCCGGCGCGTGCTCGGAGGGGAGGACAAGGCCTGGCAGGAACTTTTGGATTACCTCACTCCGGCAGTCAGCCGGACGGTGTGCACGCACCTACGCCGCAGCGCGGATCGCGAAGATGTGGTACAGGAGACCCTGACACGCATCTTCCTGGGCATCCACGGCCTGAAGAATCACGCGAAAATGGCGGCCTGGGCCAAACGGATCGCGATCAACACCTGTCACGACTGGCTCCGGAAAATGAAAGCCCGCCCCGCCATCAGCTGGACGGACCTGGATCCCGCCGAGGCGAACATGCTATCGCAGAGCATGGGCGGCAGCATGGAAGGCAGCGAGGGGAACAGGGACGCCCTTTACGAACTCATCGACAAGCTGGTGGCCACACTCAAGCCCCGGGAGCAGATCGTGATCCGCTTGCTCGACCTCGAGAACCGGTCCGTGCAGGATGCCTGCGGGATCACCGGCTGGGGTGAATCCAAGGTGAAGGTCACCGCCATGCGCGCCCGCCGCAAGCTTGCCGCCCAGTTCCAGCGCCTCAACGAAATTTCACCCCGGACCCCTAACACATGA
- a CDS encoding EF-hand domain-containing protein, producing MKKTFTLVLLLAGSHLLRAEDNAGKTFSDGTLPEALRQYDVNGDGALDEEERQAAKADREARLTAARLNRWDTNGDGVIDDAERAAAKEALRERILAARKARFAKIAGEDGLMSLEEFASIPALKGRTREQIAAIFGHLDANKDGSVSLAEFLGRLDRPQLPPISNS from the coding sequence ATGAAAAAGACATTCACCCTCGTGCTGCTTCTCGCAGGCAGCCATCTGCTCCGTGCCGAGGACAACGCAGGCAAGACATTCAGCGATGGCACCCTGCCGGAAGCCCTCCGCCAATACGACGTGAACGGCGACGGCGCCCTCGACGAGGAGGAGCGCCAGGCTGCCAAGGCCGACCGCGAAGCCAGGCTGACCGCCGCCCGCCTCAACCGCTGGGACACGAACGGCGACGGCGTGATCGACGATGCCGAGCGCGCCGCTGCCAAGGAAGCCCTCCGCGAGCGCATCCTCGCCGCCCGCAAAGCCAGGTTCGCAAAAATCGCCGGCGAGGACGGCCTGATGAGCCTCGAGGAGTTTGCATCCATCCCAGCGCTCAAGGGACGCACCCGCGAGCAAATCGCCGCGATTTTCGGCCACCTGGATGCGAACAAGGACGGATCGGTCTCCCTTGCGGAGTTCCTCGGACGCCTCGACCGCCCGCAACTGCCGCCCATCAGCAACAGCTGA